The genomic DNA aAGAagcggaggaggaagaggacgacgacatggaggagatggagatagtggaagatgaggaggatgagCCGCTGTATGGAGGTGATCTTCTGGAGGAAGGCGATGATGACGAAGAGGAGGACGAAGGAGGGGATGGGGATGATGCTTGGGGTGATTATGTGGATGAGGATGCTGATGATGGAGAGGTTGAAGGGGAGGAGTGGGGGAGAGTGGAGGACGATGACAAGTGACTCAGTCCACCCATTGCTTCATAACTACTCAGCAAAAACTCTCAAGAGACATTCAAAGGACAACAAAGTTagtgaaagacagagagagtttGGTGTTTTGGTACCTACCTGAACACTGTGACACTGCCTTCACTTTGGTTGAGCGTTGCCTTCTCATCCCGAGGCTGCTGGACTGACAGTGGGGATGTGTACTGGTGCTACGGCTCGAGGACTGACTCAGTCCGTCTCTTTATACTTTCTGTCAGtatgtttatttgtgtctgGTGCTGTTATGTTCTTTTGTTTGTTCTCTCAACATTGTTTACATTATTTGGCCTTTTTTTAGTGTTTGGAATAtaagaaaaaggtgagaagtTTCACCTGACCAGTCATCATAAGGGCATCTTATGTTGTTGTTACTGTCTTAACCTCGTCTTTCAAAATAGTGTTCTCACTGATCCATGTTACCGTTGGGCACAACAATACCTGCTTGGTGCTTCTGAGGAATGCAAAAATAAACCCACTGGAGTCCTAAAGTCTTTCGATGATTCTTCTCGCTACAAAACCAGCCTGTTCTTTCtttgatttacagttttttatacACAGGTGGATCAGAGCTCAGGATCGAAGGCCAGGAGAAATACAGTACTGTAATGACATTCTACAATCTCTAAATGCATCACAGATATAACTAACATTTGTTTTGCATCCATCACTTCTGttagaaaataaaatcaaagtACTTATTCACTTGGTATCCAGTTTTCGTTTTTTTACAGTTGCATCTGGCATAAGAAAATGTGTTGATATATCACAAGGCTTTATCTTAGTTATCTGCTGCAACGTGATGTTTTTGACCTTCAAGTCAATCACAATTCAAAGAGATTTATCAAGTCTGGGTGGGGCTGGAAGGAAATGAAAGACATATTAGATATTTAAGCTCTATTAGAGGACCCCAGGGCAAAAATGAGCTGATGGGCCCCTATTAACCCTGCTCCTCACTCTTTCTGTGCAAGGTTTTCAGTTTTCTGTGCTAGAATACAACCTGACCTCACACTTTCTGTGGGAGAATTTGATTTAACACATTCAGGCAGGGGGGATTTGCACCAAACAAGCAGAACATTTCAATTAAGAGGTCATAAAACAAATATAAGGACCCGCCTTATGGGCCTTATATCAGTTGATATTGTGCTTTGATGTTGCATATTCCCAAACCAACTTTCAATAAATTAGCACAAACCAGAAGACACAGGAAGTTTCCCACTTGCACTGTTGGTAATCCATCAGGTCAAAGTGTGCTTGTGGCCCCAATTTAATGGTATGAATGGCGCATCGTTTACATTTTAGTATAATAGTATAATAACATCTGCCATGTaccacacaaaaagaaaaagtactGATTAGATTACACAATCATAAACAACAGTGTGCTGGCGGTTGAGGTGGTGAATCATGGCAAGCAGCTGTGTTCACTAGATGCTGCTGTTTCCGACCGGAAGTAATGTTACATTGGTGATTTCAACACCACGATAGAAAATAGGACGTaataaaatcatgaatgtatgaaGAGAACTAAAATagaatgtatttgtgttgttttgtttcctgctAATCTACGGTTTTACACCAGAGACTGTCACACTCCAGTCCAataggtggcggtaatgcacccagagaagaagagaggacgTGACGTAGCTGTAGTTGATGTGAAATGGCGACTATCTTGTGTTAGTCAAAACAGGGACGAGCTCAAACACAGAGCAAGACATATAGCTAGAAAAATAGTAAAATATCAACCTCTGTGTTATTTGTTGGAACTTACCAAGGTAAGCAAGTTATTGATTTGCATAAGATATAATATACTTATTTCACTTCAAAGATACTCAGCTggtaaacagctagctagctagctagcaaacgAAAGAGATTCTGTTATAACGTTTATAATCTGAACCACTGCTCGGAGAGCTATGTATGAGCATATTAAGGACAGATATGTTTCTACTAAACACTTCGCTGTGTTACACGGTTGTACTAAAAGCTTACTGAGGTATATTCCTTTTGGCAGGTTCAGCCATGACCGAGCAGGCGACTGACGTGGTCGCTGGCGTTGGGGTCAGCTCGGAGGGGATCGTGGGCCTGGATGAGCCCAAGAAGATGACCAGGGAGGactggaggaagaagaaggagctGGAGGAGCAGAGGAAGCTGGGAAACGCTCCAGCTGAGGTGGACGAGGAGGGAAAGTAAGTTTCTGTCTGCGCAGAGAGTGGTTCCTCAGAATATCTGAGGAAATGCTCCAAAAACAAGCAAGCACAGACTTCCACAGACACCAGTCACACAGTGCTTCACAATCAAAGAAATACAATCCAATACAGTCACGTAGGCCTAAATGAAGCAAAGATAAAACgccaaataaaaaatacaaggaaaacaGACTTGGGACACAAGCTTAAACATGCCAAGCAAATGCCTGTCTGAACAGATGGGTTTTTAGCTGCTTTTTAAGAGTCCACAGAGTCTAACAACCTTACAACAATGGTCAGCATCAGTTCTATGAGATATTCTTAATTAATAATATGGGGCAAACTCCTAAAACACTGGATACTACTTTTCATTTGATAGCATATTTCGTTAGATCTTCCCTACCTGGTAAATGTCACATTCATGACTTAATCGTGTTCACATCAACATCCAAGTGATAATTATGACTAAGAAACTCAGATTTTTGGAATCCTCCAGAAGTCAGACGCTGCACTTAATAacacaaaagtaaaacaaaactaACATGGACGCCTCACCAGCCAAAGTATATTGTTCATGAAAATTAAACCCAAATTTAATGGATTTTGTTCTATATGTACAATGCACCGTGTTTTTGACCCTCGCCCAACCAACTCTGCAATCCTAGTTATCTCTCATATGTGAACGTCTGCAAAACCCCAGTTTGTAACATAGGCTTTCTATTATAAGTTTGGAGTCTCCAAGCGGAAGCTGAGGTAATCCTAACAACATCAGTTAGGTTATTTTTTCAGACTTGACAAAGTTTCTCCAAAGCTACAAAAGCCATTAAACAACCATGccccttttttgacatatttacaATAAAGCTACTGTTGATATATTTATTTGACCCACTTGTGCTGCTTCCTTTCTTTTCCAGGGACATAAACCCTCACATCCCACAGTATATTTCATCGGTGCCATGGTACATCGACCCATCCAAAAGGCCCACACTAAAGCATCAGAGGCCACAGGATGAAATTGAGGCACAATACTCATCCATTGGAGAGTGGTACAAGAGAGGCGTGCAGGAGGTGAGGGTGTATCAGTGAGTTACTGTCATGTAGCCATTACAAATAAACTGGAAAGTTAAAAGCTAAAAAAATTCTCCAAACAGACTGCTGCCACTAAATTTCGTAAGGGAGCTTGTGAAAACTGTGGTGCCATGACACACAAGAAGAAGGACTGCTTGGAGGTAAAATGCAATTTTTCATATTCCGTAGACATTTAACTTACTAGTTACCGTACATTAAAAGAATGCTATCTGTCATAAATAATGTAAACCTGACCTTCGCTTTTGTCTTAACAGCGACCCAGAAAAGTTGGGGCGAAGTACACAGGCACCAGCATAGCTCCAGATGAACACAGCCAGTTACAGCTCGACTTGGACTACGATGGGAAGCGAGATCGCTGGAACGGGTATGACCCTGAGGATCATCAGCGCATCGTGGAAGAGTACGCCAAAGTAGATCTGGTAAGCAGTCCAGTGATTTTTATAAACAATCTTTGGTGGCACCATATAATCTCTGTCGGTACCAAAAAGAAATCTGTGTTGTCTACTACCTGTTTAGCACATGAATTCGACTTACTCTtataaatttattattattattattattattattattactactactactactactactactactactactactactactgttttTAATGCATAATTTGAAGGAGCTGACAGATTACATTTCACTGCAATTGTATTTATTTCACGTGACCAGTAAATAAATCGATTGATTTCTGCGTCTCAGGCCAAAAGGACACTGAAGGCACACAAGCTTCAGGATGAGTTGGCCTCTGGAAAACTGGACCACGCGGTAAGTGTGCATCGTTGTCTTAATTTAAGAGATAAAAGGCTTTTGTCTAGAAGACTAACCTTTTAATTCTTTAAATCATTTCTCTGCAGGAGCGGGAACACGACAGcgaggatgaggatgaggataaATATGCAGACGACATCGACATGCCTGGTCAGAACTTTGACTCCAAGAGACGAATCACTGTTAGAAATCTGCGTATCAGAGAAGACACAGCTAAAGTAAGGGACACATTTGCAAATGCAGGCCAATTGCATATTTGCAGCTACGATGTTAGTCTTAGCTGTCTAACTGAGATGACTTAAACCATGTTTGGTGGCCTCTAATCCACTGTTAAAGCTGTTGATTTCAGTGAGAGTTGAGGTCATTTTACTAACTCCGAGACGCTCATTTATCTGACCTTCTCATGTCTGTTTCTCACAGTACTTGAGGAATTTGGATCCAAATTCAGCATATTATGATCCAAAGACTCGAGCAATGAGAGAGAACCCCTACTCCAACACTGGCATGAACCCCGACGAGTAAGTCGTTGTAAATGAGTTTCCTGATAGCTCAAAAAAATCTCATTGGCTTACATTGAAATAACTCTTAAACTGTTTTGTCTGACAGGGTTGGGTATGCTGGAGATAACTTTGCTCGCTATAGTGGGGCCACCGTCACCATGGCTCAAACACAGTGTAAGTCACCAAGATATTTTCCAGCTCTCTTCAGCCAGTCACCAACCCCACTCTCCGTTTTGGAATTTCCTGACTTTGCAAAAACAGAGTTATAggactttttattttctctaagTGTATTTTTTACTACTGCAGTGACAGGAGAGTTTCATCTCTACTGGGATTATTAGTACGTCACTGATGTAAAAGTCCTGTTGGTAGCATTTGATCCCCTGTGCTTGAATACAATTGTGTTCTCAAGCAATGTGGCATTTACACAACAGCTTCAAGTGTTTATGTGCTGTCAAGATAAGACATGGTTGCAATTGTGTGTTTTAGTCACATGGCCACCAAAACAGATCTGAGCAAGATCAAGAAAGGAAATATTACACAGAACAGAAGCAGATACAAACACTAAACAAAAGTAGTGTTACCATTGACATGTCATAACGTTGTGAACATCagcaacatttaaattaaaggCTACAGCGCTATAGTGATATCTATAGGTTTTAAATTGTTCAAGTTAAACCCTGTAATTACTTCAATCAGTAGCGGCCTGAAGCCACCTTGCCTTAGCTAGCAGACATAGCTAAATTAGACAATTTCCCTATTAAAGTACCCATATTGTTTGCATGACTGTAAATGTTATGGGGATTATTTCTACTGTTCTAATATAACGTAGGGGATTTGAAATGAGACACCAAAGGCAGGATTGATTGTTTTGCAATAAATGGTAAATCTGATACATTCCTTGCTTTCACACATCCAAATCACATTCCCTCTCAAACAGGTACGTAAATAATTGTCAATGCTTCATCTTGTGACAGTGTTTGCCTGGGAGGCCTATGAGAGAGGCTCTGAGGTGCATCTGCAGGCCGACCCCACCAAGCTGGAGCTGCTCCACCGCTCCTTTAAGGTCAAGAAGGAGGACTTtaaagagaaacagagggaCAGCATTCTAGAGAAGGTACTGTTTTTTTCTGAGCAGCAGCACATCCAGCTGCagctcctttttaaaaagtctaaaattagCTTTTCAGAATTTAAGCTCATAAAATGTCTCAAGAAATCTTATTATAGTAGGTCTTAAATCTTGAGGTGATGCCTAGTTGCATGAGAAATATCTTCCTTATTGTTTTACACAATGTCACAATTAACAATTCCAAGCAACTTTTTAATTTAAGATAAAATtcttaattaaaatgtttttaacacAGCATTATCTAATGTAAACTATAACAGTGGGACACAGTTCATTGCATTTGCATTTGCCATCCATTTGATGCTTTGTTGCTGTGGAAGGAGTGTTAAGGTTTAGGTCTTTAAAAAGCATTACATTTGAATTCAAAAAGTGTGCAGCAACCCTGagcagtctgttgtttattattctATGTTATCTATGTCTGTTATAACGTTTTATGTAacgcactttgaattgccttgttgctgaaatgtgctatataaataaagctgccttgccgtAGCCCAAAGATTGGTGTATAGGGGCTCAAGGATTCATCCTGGCTGAAGACGTCACTGATGAtgtttgtgcttttgtgtgtgttgatcaGTATGGTGGTGAAGAGCACTTGGATGCACCGCCACGGGAGCTGCTGTTGGCCCAGACGGAGGACTACGTGGAGTACTCTCGACACGGTGCTGTACTGAAGGGGCTTGAGAAGGCCGTGGCTCGCTCCAAGTATGAGGAGGACGTGCTCATCAACAACCACACTGTGAGGACGGCAGAAAACACTGTGGAAAAACGTCTTGCTAAATTCtgtcacatttaaaataaaaacaaattctcCTGTCCCTAGTGTATTTGGGGCTCTTTCTGGAAGGATGGCTCCTGGGGATACAAGTGTTGTCATTCCATGGTCAAACAGAGTTATTGCACAGGAGAGACTGGAATTGGAATAGTAAGTAGATGTACTTCTAGTGTTCAAAGGCTCTGTTTGATACACACATCAGtttttgtaaatataatttttgtAACTTACATTCTGTTTTTGTTCTCTTCATAACCTAAAGAACTACACAGACTGTGTTCCATTCGAAGAGGGACTGATGGAGCCACCGGAGGAAGAAGAGCCCAAGTCCCTGCTGGAAGTAAGTGATTAAAGTCATACAATTGTAACAGTCCCCAGTAATGATCATATGGATGTTTTTGTTGTCAGTGTAAATGTAGGTCTAATTGTATGTTCATTTTGTCAATGTTTTTAACCCCTAGATGCATCGAGATAAAATgatgaaagagaagaagaagaaaaagaagagcaaGAAGAACAAGAAGCGCGGCTCTGACGGCAGCGATTCAGAGGATgacgagaagaagaagaaagagaagctgAAGAAGGTaaagttatttttgttttttagatgGCAAACAGTGGTTCTGTGTTCATCTGTCTGTATCTCCGGTCCGGCTGATCTCCCTGTGACTGACATCTAACCCGTTTTTCTTTCCCCAGGCACTAGAAGCAGAGGACAAGTGGGTGAAGCACATTGAGACAATAATGCAGGTGGATGAGAGGAAGAGGCCATACAGCAGCTTGCAGGAAGTGAAGGCGCCCactgaggaggagatggaggccTTCCGGATGAAACGCTGCCGGGAAGATGATCCCATGGCTCCCTTCTTAGGACAGTGACCTGCTGACTCTCCTCAAAGACCTTTACCAGAGCTGCTGCtcggtgggaaaaaaaacatgtctcaATTTCATAAaatttctttcctcttttaaaCTTACAGCATGAGGTTTCTGTTTGGTTACGAACGTGACCGAAACTGTGTACagtgttttgttaattttattttgtaatactttttgtttttgatgcCACGGGTCGATAGACCATAGGACAATGAAGatatttgcttttgtttttacttcaaCCTCAGTCTCAACAGTCATTTGAGCAGGAACGTAACTGCTTTGAGTGGGAGCATcatttttataataaatatatattcgcCAGAATACTTTGTCTTCTGTAAaaggttcctttttttttatcatattcaCATTGTATTAACATCATTGTCAATGTTAACTTAGACATATGAAATTGCTCACCTCTTCAATGGTCAATCATACACAGGGAAGTATTGTTTGACAGAGTAACTGAAAGAAGAAACTGAATAATTTCCGACAGATTCAATTGCTATGACTTGCAAGGAGTAGAGCTTGTTAGCTGCAGTGGATCAATGAATGCATTCTGTGTTTTTTATATTGCTGCATAAATTGCATTGGATGCAAATCTAGAAATTAACTCTCATACAATGTTTTGGAGATCACTGCCTTTTGATATTGAATACTTTTTCCCACTGTCacacaatttaaaacaaacctacAGTCCAGTACGTGCAGGTCTAATATGAGCAGATTTTGGTGTGATCACgtattcttttttgttgttgctaagAATGTTCACTAGAAACCTGCAACACAACACCCAGTTATGTTATTTCTGTTCACATGGTTACAGTTATAAGGGGGAATACAGTAGATTTCTTTAGACAAGGCACTGCCTCACCCAGCAGCTGGAACATGTTTATTGGTCTCTTGGCTTTGCATCACAgccataaacacaaacacatctggTAATATTCATAGGTCATTTTATACACttaaactcagcaaaaaaagaaactgccctttttcaggacactgtattttaaagatacttttgtaaaaatccaaataactagagatcttcattgtaaagggTTTAAACAACGTTTTCCACGCTTGTTCAATGAACCATTAATTAATGAACATGCACCTGTTAAACGGTCGAAAAGACAAAAACGGCTTGCAGGCGGTAGGGAATTAAGGGTCACAGTTATAAGAAAATCAGGAAAGTAAAAGAGACCTTTCTCCTGactgaaaaacaccaaaagaaagACGCCCAAGGTCCCTGCTAATCTGCATGAACTAACTCTTAGGCATGGTGCAAGGAGGCATGAGGACAGCAGATGTGGCCAGGGCAATACATTGCAATGTCCCTACTGTGAGACGCCTAAGACAGCGCTACAGGGAGACAGGAAGCACAGCTGATCGTCCTCGTAGTGGCAGACCACGTGTAACAACACCTGCATAGGATCGGTACATCCGAATATCACACCTGAGGGACAGGTACAGGATGGCAACAACTGGTCAGTCTGgtgcagtacttaatgcagctggtggccacaccagatactgagGGCTACTTTTGATTTTGGCCCCCcccctttgttcagggacacattattccatttctgttagtcacatgtctgtgaaaatTGTTCAGTTTATGTTTTTACTCCTTTAATGCTCATAcaaatatttgcatatgttaagtttgcttaaaatataaaagcagttgGAAGTgacagggtgtttttttttttgcatactaCAGACCGCCTTGTTGTTCTGTTTGATTTGGAACATCAAAATGGTTTctgcaagtgttatttaaaatgcACAAAGTTATAACTGTATTATGATTATATATAACAAAACCTACATGGCTTTGTTCTTTACATTATATCATGTCTGTTATGTAACATCCTTTTTTCCCCACAGTTTGAGTTTGTGAGCAAGTGATGCGTCACCACTTCAGCTGTACTCTACTGCTGCTCTGACTTGAATGTAATGACTTCACGGTGAAAGTATTTGTTGGCAGTGTAGGCCCTACTTGCAAAACAGGGTGGATGTCATGGACTATGATTCACTGGGCTGcacatttgtctgcagctcttCTCTTGAAGAATGCT from Perca fluviatilis chromosome 10, GENO_Pfluv_1.0, whole genome shotgun sequence includes the following:
- the slu7 gene encoding pre-mRNA-splicing factor SLU7, whose amino-acid sequence is MTEQATDVVAGVGVSSEGIVGLDEPKKMTREDWRKKKELEEQRKLGNAPAEVDEEGKDINPHIPQYISSVPWYIDPSKRPTLKHQRPQDEIEAQYSSIGEWYKRGVQETAATKFRKGACENCGAMTHKKKDCLERPRKVGAKYTGTSIAPDEHSQLQLDLDYDGKRDRWNGYDPEDHQRIVEEYAKVDLAKRTLKAHKLQDELASGKLDHAEREHDSEDEDEDKYADDIDMPGQNFDSKRRITVRNLRIREDTAKYLRNLDPNSAYYDPKTRAMRENPYSNTGMNPDEVGYAGDNFARYSGATVTMAQTQLFAWEAYERGSEVHLQADPTKLELLHRSFKVKKEDFKEKQRDSILEKYGGEEHLDAPPRELLLAQTEDYVEYSRHGAVLKGLEKAVARSKYEEDVLINNHTCIWGSFWKDGSWGYKCCHSMVKQSYCTGETGIGINYTDCVPFEEGLMEPPEEEEPKSLLEMHRDKMMKEKKKKKKSKKNKKRGSDGSDSEDDEKKKKEKLKKALEAEDKWVKHIETIMQVDERKRPYSSLQEVKAPTEEEMEAFRMKRCREDDPMAPFLGQ